The following proteins are co-located in the Diorhabda carinulata isolate Delta chromosome 4, icDioCari1.1, whole genome shotgun sequence genome:
- the LOC130893320 gene encoding all trans-polyprenyl-diphosphate synthase PDSS1 gives MASLGYSRICARVHEKLCQWGYSQINKNSICVRSKIGFCISTRNFSEDTKKSRVLKNAVGAAATSHVPGCWHPCIRPEIPDTTRTFATMRTQQPGSLLEYQEDPYSLLEDDLKDVYVYIRNVLRRNTFQDNLYEIATYYFDGHGKAIRPMVTILMARAINSHMYKENSGLLSSQREVAMISEMIHTASLVHDDVIDQSDFRRGKPSVNVRWNHKKVTMAGDFILAVASMLIARLRNNDVTSVLSQVVTDLVQGEFMQLGSKETENERFAHYLQKTYRKTASLIANSLKAVAILADADEKLTDISYQYGRNLGLAFQLVDDLLDFVSSSEAMGKPTAADLKLGLATAPVLFACEKYPELNPMIMRRFQEPGDVEKAFELVHKSRGLEQTQFLARQHCQESVRLANLIQESPFQKGLIVTADYVLNRMK, from the exons ATGGCTTCTCTCGGATATAGTAGAATTTGTGCTCGTGTTCATGAAAAACTGTGTCAGTGGGGATATTcccaaataaacaaaaactcaaTTTGTGTTCGctcaaaaattggattttgcaTATCGACTAGGAACTTTTCAGAGGATACAAAAAAG TCGCGAGTTCTAAAAAACGCCGTTGGAGCAGCAGCAACCTCTCACGTACCAGGATGTTGGCATCCTTGTATTCGACCAGAAATACCGGATACAACTCGAACGTTCGCCACGATGCGTACGCAACAACCCGGGTCTTTACTCGAATACCAAGAAGACCCTTACAGTTTGCTGGAAGACGACCTTAAAgatgtttatgtttatataagaaat GTACTTAGACGAAATACATTCCAAGATAATTTATACGAAATAGCCACATATTATTTCGATGGACATGGGAAAGCGATCAGGCCTATGGTGACTATATTAATGGCAAGGGCAATCAATTCACACATGTACAAAGAGAACAG TGGTCTTTTATCATCGCAAAGAGAAGTAGCGATGATATCAGAAATGATCCACACGGCTTCACTTGTCCATGACGATGTAATAGATCAATCAGATTTCCGAAGAGGTAAACCGAGCGTAAACGTTAGATGGAATCACAAAAAA gttACAATGGCGGGTGATTTCATTTTAGCAGTAGCGTCGATGTTGATAGCTAGGTTAAGAAACAATGACGTCACATCCGTTTTAAGTCAG gTTGTCACAGATCTAGTCCAAGGTGAATTTATGCAGTTGGGATCCaaagaaacagaaaatgaaAGATTCGCACactatttacaaaaaacttaTCGGAAAACAGCATCATTAATTGCCAATTCTTTAAAAGCT GTTGCAATTTTGGCAGACGCCGATGAAAAACTAACAGACATTTCGTATCAATATGGAAGAAATCTAGGACTTGCTTTTCAATTAGTAGACGATCTTCTTGACTTTGTATCTTCTTCTGAAGCTATGGGTAAACCTACAGCTGCAGATTTGAAATTAGGTTTGGCAACTGCACCTGTATTGTTTGCTTGCGAAAAG TATCCCGAATTGAATCCTATGATAATGAGAAGGTTTCAAGAGCCTGGTGATGTAGAAAAAGCTTTCGAACTAGTTCACAAATCGAGAGGATTGGAACAAACGCAATTTTTGGCACGTCAACATTGTCAAGAGTCAGTGAGACTTGCCAATCTCATACAAGAAAGTCCCTTTCAAAAAGGTTTAATAGTGACTGCGGATTATGTTTTAAATCGTATGAAATAg
- the LOC130893321 gene encoding 39S ribosomal protein L32, mitochondrial encodes MNSILLRINIAVQNLRQTLLFTFGRGFPPDALCLAGVEINKTAQNESTPFSLKDLLGNGYLWAVPKHRRSVEKRWKRKYGDPNYVLKILTPRKDLRTCNVCGDDHQAGVLCPTCYRKVINETKEMQEQIQNELQLEPVEKEVVVLYDGEKDEKPEEFFKGKRIVEMKKARPSWFSKNLLQETTQKNATTKEVKPSELG; translated from the exons ATGAATTCAATTTTGTTGCGAATAAATATTGCAGTGCAAAACCTCAGACAAACTTTACTTTTCACTTTTGGACGAGGATTTCCACCAG ATGCCTTGTGCCTTGCCGgagttgaaattaataaaacagcTCAAAACGAGTCCACTCCTTTTTCATTAAAAGACTTATTGGGCAACGGATATTTATGGGCTGTCCCAAAACATAGAAGAAGTGTTGAAAAACGATGGAAAAGGAAGTATGGTGATccaaattatgttttaaaaatattgactcCAAGAAAAGATTTACGAACGTGTAATGTATGCGGAGATGACCATCAGGCAGGGGTCTTGTGTC CAACTTGCTACAGAAAAGTTATAAACGAGACGAAAGAAATGCAAGAACAAATTCAAAATGAGTTACAATTGGAACCAGTAGAGAAAGAAGTTGTTGTATTATATGATGgagaaaaagatgaaaaaccagaagaatttttcaaaggaaaaagaatagttgaaatgaaaaaagcTAGACCTTCGTGGTTTAGTAAAAACTTGTTACAAGAAACAACACAGAAGAATGCAACTACAAAAGAAGTTAAACCATCTGAATTGGGATGA